TTATGTAGAATAGACTTTAAACCTTTATTTGACAAGAGTTTTGATTTATTCAGCAGACCCTAAATAAAGGCTCTTGTACCTCAGAGTTTTTTCAAAGTCGAAGTCACATCAAACTAATGAAAAAACTCTGATTTGCTATGAATTAGTCAAAAAGGAGTCATGATGCCAAATTTCGCGCTGAGGAATACCCAGAGAAATTCTTTCTTTGGCAAATACTTCCTTCACTCGAAAGCGTAACTCCCTAGCCACAGTCCATTGTTCGGCAGGTAAAGTTTTAATTAATAGTCTGATCATTATACCATCATGGGACACTTTTTCGATACCAAGAATATCTGCTGGTTCGAGAATTTTCTCTTGCCATACCTCTTCTTCGTACATTTTCTGCGCCACTTCATCAATTAAATTAATGGCTTTTTGGGTGTCTTCATTCCAAGCTATCTCGATGGTAAAATTCACCCTTGACCAATTTTTAGTCATATTGATTACTGTTGATATGTGACCATTGGGGATAACGATTAATTGCCCGTCTAAATTGCGCAGAGAGGTAGCGTAAAGATTCATGGTTTCCACAGCGCCCGCCAAACCATTAATTTCCACCACGTCACCCACAGCAAAACGATCGGTAAAGAGGATTAAAACACCATTAAGCATATCTTCTAATAAATTACGGGAAAGAAAAGCAAAAACCACCGCCGCCGCCCCAGCGCCCGCCACCACACTAGGATTAATACCTGTTACGGTGAAAGTTAGGGAAATACCGATGACAGTAAAGAGGAAAGTTGTCGCGCCTTGTAAAGCAGGAGAGTAGGTATTAACCCGTAAAGTAGGGCGATTGGAATGAGGAAATAACTCTTGTCTTTCCTTTGCCCAGTGATTGAGGGCGGAATCAATCCAAAAATCTACTAATTTATCAGTTAACACCATTAAAATCCAAATTAGAGGTAATAAAATTGCTTGAGAGAAAAAGAGATTAAATAAATAACGGGTTTCTCTAAAAGTAGTAACTATCGTACCCAATGTTAAGAGAATGAACATAATTTGACTTAAAAAACATACTCTTAAGATTAGTTGAATTAAATTTAATTGTTGTTTAATGATGTTTTGTTTTTCTTGATAAACTTTAGGTAAAATTTTAGTAGAAATTAGTAAACCATCTGATATAGCTTGAATTCCTGTATTAATACTATCATTAAATAACTTAGCTAAAAGTATTCTAAATTTTTCTATGCGTGGGGGGAGGGGCGCTGGTATCGGTTCAAATTTGCCCGAAGTAGGTTTTTTAATTTCTCCCTTTTGATTATCTAAATTATCTTGACTATATTGCTTTTTTTCCGCTTCAGGATCAGTGGTTAAAGTACTTTTAATTTGGTCCAGTTCTTGTCGTAAAACCTTATTAATTTTTTTGAAAAACCCTTTCACTTTACCCACTAAAATTAATAGTGTAACCAACAAAATAACGGCAAAAGCCACTATTTGTAACCTTAAAAAAGGTTGTTGATGATTCATTTCTAACCCCCAAAGGGCATCACTGAGAGAATCTTGCACCCCAGTGCGCCACTTCTGGGCTAATAATTCAATAGTAGAAGCATTGGCGTTAGCATCAATAGCCGTCACTGTGACAATAGCCTGAGAAGCCAAACCCAAATCAGGTTGACGAGGTACATAAATTACCGTTTGATCATTTTCCGTGCCGACTTCTACAATGGGAGTCAGAGGATGGCGAGGTTTCTGCTTCGTTAACTGCCAAAACTTCAAAGGTTTGCGCTCTGTGATAAACTCAAATGAGTCTGATTGAGTAATATTTTGAAAAATACCCTCAAAAATATTCTGCACGAATTTTGCCCTTTGCTCTACATCGATGGCAATTTCGGCGGAAGTTTTTTCTGTTTCTCTCGGTAAAGCAACGGTTAATTCCTCTTCCATTATGTCTGCATTACCAAAAAAATAAACATTACTACACCAATATTTACCACAAGGTTCAGCTTTATTCAAATCCCAATTAGGAGTTTCAGGAAAATCTACCACACTGCTAGTGGGAAGGTTGAAAAAGGGCAGTTGGGCGCGCGCTTGGGGAGTAAAATTAACTACCAATAGAAACGTTAGGGTTAAAATGGTCAGATATTTGATAATAATTTTGTTCATATCGTAGAAATAAGATTTTTATAAATCGGGTTTAATATCATATTCGGGTAATTTATTATAAAAGATCATATCCTCGTAATTTACCCACCGTGTAATTCATTACACGGAACCAACAGCATCACGTTCAATAAATTGAACTAAGATATTAATACGTTTTGCAACAACTGTATTATATAGGGTTTGATTTATTCAGCACACCCTAATTATTCACAATACACTTGTGTTTTTGTTAAAAATATAACCCTTCAAAACCTTGATTTTTCATTCTTTAACCTGATACCTGACACCTGATGCCTGACACCTCCCCTCATAAAAATACTTTGTCAGCACCACCTAATTATTAACCACTGTAATTTTAATTTTATTCAATCTCGGACCATCAATATCGGCAATAGTAAAGACGAGATTATCAAAACCAAATACTTCATTTTGAGCAGGAATTTTTTGCCATTGATAAATCAAAAACCCAGCAAGGGTATTGTATTCCTCTGTCAAGGGTAAATCAAAATCGAGTAAATCGTTTAACTCCTCCAAATTCATTTGGGCGGAAACTAGAAAATTTTGCTCATCAATTACTTTAACAGAAAACTCTTGATCTTCTTGGTTTGACTCTTCATAACCGAGGATTTCGTTAATTAAATCTTGCATGGATACTAAACCAGACGTGCCACCATACTCATCAACAATGATGACCATTTTTAACCGTGAACGTTCCATAATGGTTAAAATTTCACTCAATAAAGTTGATTCTGAGATAAACTTGATGGGTTTGATTAAATCTTCAATAGATTGATTTAATTTGTTAGATAAAGAAGAATCAGCGCCCTCCACCGTAGTTTGAGCGAGAAAAGCTAAACAATCCCTAGTATGAATAAAACCCCGAATATCATCAAGGGATTCCCCGATGACGGGATAACGAGAATGATTACTAAGCGCCACCTCTTGAAATAAATCCTCATAGGTAGCATTCAGATTGACTGCATCAATGTCAACCCGAGGAGTCATAATTTCTATAGCTTCCACATCGCCAAATTCAAAAACATTACTCAATAATTCTCTTTCTTCTGCCTCTAATCCCGACGATTCCCTTTCCGTGCGAATAATTAGCTGTAATTCCTCTGGGGTAACTTGTTGATACCAACCTTGTCCATTATATTTGATGCCAATAATAGTTAATAAAAAACGGGTGGATTGATTAATAATATCGATGAAAGGCTTAAAAATAATCCCAATTACTCGGATGGAGGGCGCTAGAAATCGAGCCAAACTTTCCGCATGAATCAAAGCTAAAGATTTAGGGCATAACTCCCCCAAAACGATTTGTAAATAAACCAAAAGTATAAAAGAAAGAGGAATAGAAATAGAATGAATGAAAATATCCGTCAATCTTGCCGACAAAGAAAGGGAAACAACAATTGATTGTAAAGATTGAGCAATAGCGCCCTCCCCAATCCATCCTAAAGCTAAACTAGAAAGAGTAATCCCTAGCTGAGTAGTAGAAAGTAAACGGTCTAAACTTTTTTGTAAAGATTGTACAGTTTGAAAAGGAATATCCCCTTCTAATACTAAATGATTAACCCGTGAGCGTCTCACCGAAACTATGGCAAACTCAGCCGTCACAAAAAAAGCATTAATGGCAATTAGTACAAAAACAGCGAGAAGACGAAAGCCAATCAAATGCCAACTCATGGAAATATAATATTAATAACAAATGTTATTTTAACCCAACTTTGTTGATGAACTAAAAATATAGCGATCCTATTTGAGTTGTGAGATTATTGTGAAGTCAGGTGTCAGGTGTCAGGCTTCAGGTGTCAGGTGTCAGGAGAAATGCTTATAAATTAAAGACTTTAGCCAATTATCCATTGTCTATTATCCATTGTCAATTATCCATTGTCCATTGTCCATTGTCAATTGTCAATTATCCATTGCCCTTTCAACTTTGCCCTTCACTTAGAGTAGTTCACGCTCAAAATTTGCTATTGTGTTATAACCTAGTAGATAGAATTAAAAAAAATCTGGTCTTAAATTTATGAGCAATATCCAAGAAAAAATCCAAGAAGAACTAAAACAGGCTAGGGAAGTATGTAGCACGGAGGGCGCTACCTCTGGAGAATGTGCCGCCGCTTGGGATGCCGTGGAAGAGTTACAAGCTGAGGCTTCTCACCAAAAACAAGAAGAACCGAAAAAAAATTCTTTGCAACAATATTGTGAGGATAACCCCGAAGCTGCCGAATGTCGCATTTATGACGACTAATACTATCGTTAGTTTTTTCCTTCTCAGGAGGTGGGAAACACCCACCTCTTTTTATGGTTAGTGTGATTTTTTTTTGACTATGGAAGATACTTTGTTACGGGCGCTGGTGTGGACTCACTATAAGTTATTCTTATTATTCTGTCTATTTTTCCCATTAATTCTGTCAGTTTGGGCTTTATATTCTAAAATTCCCTCAATTCAACGATTACTATTAATTTTTTGGCGTGTGGCTAGTTTACTAGCTATAGCCATTTATCTATTTATCCCTGTGTGGCAAATCGGTTATATTGCTTGGTTTGTCGGTCATGTATTAATTACCATTAGTCTTTGGTTTTGGGTGGATATTAACGATGAAATTCAAGATTTACCCAAAAATAACCTCCGTTTAGCCCTTACCAGTTGGCGCTGGGCAACTACTATTTATGGTGTTTTAGGCTCAATTAGTTCGGGCGCTTTTTTGGGTTGTTCTTTTTCTGCTGATGCTTCCGTAGAGAAAACCTGTCGTGCTTGGCTAGAAGCACCTTGGCACTATAAAACTTGGTTTCACCCTGATGCAACTACGGGATTTTTAGGGTTTTTAGGTATGTCTGGATTAATTATCTATACTATTTATTTAATCTATTTCTTATTATTTCGTCTCATCAAACAAGGGCGCATTGCCATTGAACAATAAATAATATCATCTTCAGGTAATCTGTTACAAAAGATTATACCTTCCCAATTTACCCACCGTGTAATGAATTACACGGAACCAATGGCCCGGTCGTTCAATAAATTGAACTAAGATATTGATATTACTAATTTGTAAGTGATCGCGCAGCGGCAGCCTTCGGCTGATCAAATGGACTTGACATAAGCTAGTTTGTTTTTAAGTCGTCAGGTAAAGGTAGGCAAAAGACAACAGTTAAACTTTTGAGTTATGAGGCAAGAGGTAACAAGGGGATGTGCGCCTCTTGCCCAGATACGATTAATTTGGTACGAAAACTTACTATTCTTTCCTCTGAAAAGCAGGGTTTTTTAAAGTGGTATTAAAGTTAATTTGCCTTAAATTCCAAAGATAAGAAAATTTTTTGCTATTATTTGTAACAAGTTAAGCGGGATTATAATTGATAGATGTCAGGTAATTTAACATTACAACAAGCCCTCAAAAAATATTTTGGTTATGATAATTTTCGCCCGGGGCAAGAGAAAATTATCACCAGCGCCCTCCACCGCAGAGATTTACTCGTCATTATGCCCACAGGAGGAGGAAAATCCCTTTGTTTTCAACTACCTGCACTATTAACCGCCGGCGTTACCTTAGTTATATCCCCTCTCATCTCTTTGATGCAAGATCAAGTTACCGCCCTAGAAGATAACGGTATCGGAGCAACATTTCTCAATAGTAGCCTCACTTTAACCCAAGTCAGACAAAGAGAACAAGCCATTCTCTCCGGAAAAATTAAACTGCTATATATTGCGCCCGAAAGGCTAGTAAGTGAACGTTTTCAGCCCTTTTTAAAAGAAATAGAGCAAAAAATAGGTATTAGTGCCGTTGCCATCGATGAAGCCCATTGTATTTCCGAATGGGGGCATGATTTTCGCCAAGAATACCGCCAACTCAAACACCTGAAAAAACGCTTTCCCAGCGCCCCTATTATCGCCCTCACCGCCACCGCCACCGCCAGAGTGCAACAAGACATTCTCCAACAACTTAACCTTCATAACCCCGAAATCCACCGCTTCAGCTTCAATCGTCCTAATTTACATTACGAAGTACACCAAAAAGAAACACGCTCCTATCGCCAATTATTGCACCTTGTGCGCTCTTTTTCTGGTTCAGGTATAGTCTATTGTTTTAGCCGTAAAATTACCGAAGATTTAGCCGACAGACTCGTTAGAGACAACATTTCTGCCTTACCCTACCACGCCGGGTTAAGTGATAAATTGCGCTCGGATTATCAAACACAATTTATTCGGGATGACGTGCGCATCATGGTGGCTACCGTGGCTTTTGGTATGGGTATCAATAAACCAGACGTGCGCTTTGTTATTCATCATGATTTACCGCGCAATATCGAAAGCTATTATCAAGAATCGGGAAGGGCAGGGCGTGACGGCGAAAAAGCAAAATGTATCCTATTATATAACCTCAGTGATCAACATAAAATTAACTATTTAATTAAGCAAAAAGATAGTCCTCAAGAACAAAAAATCGCTTATAGTCAACTTAAAAAAGTAGTTGAATATGCCGAGACAAATTATTGTCGCCGTATCGTGCAATTAGGTTATTTTGGCGAAAAAATTGAGGGTAATTGTCAAGGTTGTGATAATTGCTTAAACCCTAAGCCCATGGAAGATTGGACTATTGAAGCTCAAAAGTTTTTATCTTGCGTTTATCGTACTAATGAGAGGTTTGGAACTAAGCATATTATTGAGGTTTTAAGAGGTTCAAGGGCAAAAAAAATCTATCAATATGGTCATCATTTATTGTCAACTTATGGTATAGGAAAAGATCGCACCGCAGATCAATGGAATAATCTGGCACGGGCGCTGGTTTATCAAGGTTTAATTAATCAAACCGA
The sequence above is a segment of the Cyanobacterium sp. T60_A2020_053 genome. Coding sequences within it:
- a CDS encoding mechanosensitive ion channel family protein, producing the protein MNKIIIKYLTILTLTFLLVVNFTPQARAQLPFFNLPTSSVVDFPETPNWDLNKAEPCGKYWCSNVYFFGNADIMEEELTVALPRETEKTSAEIAIDVEQRAKFVQNIFEGIFQNITQSDSFEFITERKPLKFWQLTKQKPRHPLTPIVEVGTENDQTVIYVPRQPDLGLASQAIVTVTAIDANANASTIELLAQKWRTGVQDSLSDALWGLEMNHQQPFLRLQIVAFAVILLVTLLILVGKVKGFFKKINKVLRQELDQIKSTLTTDPEAEKKQYSQDNLDNQKGEIKKPTSGKFEPIPAPLPPRIEKFRILLAKLFNDSINTGIQAISDGLLISTKILPKVYQEKQNIIKQQLNLIQLILRVCFLSQIMFILLTLGTIVTTFRETRYLFNLFFSQAILLPLIWILMVLTDKLVDFWIDSALNHWAKERQELFPHSNRPTLRVNTYSPALQGATTFLFTVIGISLTFTVTGINPSVVAGAGAAAVVFAFLSRNLLEDMLNGVLILFTDRFAVGDVVEINGLAGAVETMNLYATSLRNLDGQLIVIPNGHISTVINMTKNWSRVNFTIEIAWNEDTQKAINLIDEVAQKMYEEEVWQEKILEPADILGIEKVSHDGIMIRLLIKTLPAEQWTVARELRFRVKEVFAKERISLGIPQREIWHHDSFLTNS
- a CDS encoding DUF3177 family protein, which codes for MEDTLLRALVWTHYKLFLLFCLFFPLILSVWALYSKIPSIQRLLLIFWRVASLLAIAIYLFIPVWQIGYIAWFVGHVLITISLWFWVDINDEIQDLPKNNLRLALTSWRWATTIYGVLGSISSGAFLGCSFSADASVEKTCRAWLEAPWHYKTWFHPDATTGFLGFLGMSGLIIYTIYLIYFLLFRLIKQGRIAIEQ
- the recQ gene encoding DNA helicase RecQ; translated protein: MSGNLTLQQALKKYFGYDNFRPGQEKIITSALHRRDLLVIMPTGGGKSLCFQLPALLTAGVTLVISPLISLMQDQVTALEDNGIGATFLNSSLTLTQVRQREQAILSGKIKLLYIAPERLVSERFQPFLKEIEQKIGISAVAIDEAHCISEWGHDFRQEYRQLKHLKKRFPSAPIIALTATATARVQQDILQQLNLHNPEIHRFSFNRPNLHYEVHQKETRSYRQLLHLVRSFSGSGIVYCFSRKITEDLADRLVRDNISALPYHAGLSDKLRSDYQTQFIRDDVRIMVATVAFGMGINKPDVRFVIHHDLPRNIESYYQESGRAGRDGEKAKCILLYNLSDQHKINYLIKQKDSPQEQKIAYSQLKKVVEYAETNYCRRIVQLGYFGEKIEGNCQGCDNCLNPKPMEDWTIEAQKFLSCVYRTNERFGTKHIIEVLRGSRAKKIYQYGHHLLSTYGIGKDRTADQWNNLARALVYQGLINQTDDGYNIVKLNSQSWHVLKSKKQVYIAVNALKIDDNSSETEGRALEVEMLLDTLKSLRKRLADLENLAPYVIFGDSTLKVMAQVQPTNKAKLAQLSGINEYKLEKYGDIFISEIRSFIETHKLPEALPNNTQMKTLRLYQQELNIAEIAQKRGLSVSSIISHLCDLIETNQPIDINKFVAPQKQQEIIKVIDRLGAQKLRVLKDALSDDFSFDEIKLVRSWYKKLMNN
- a CDS encoding HlyC/CorC family transporter yields the protein MSWHLIGFRLLAVFVLIAINAFFVTAEFAIVSVRRSRVNHLVLEGDIPFQTVQSLQKSLDRLLSTTQLGITLSSLALGWIGEGAIAQSLQSIVVSLSLSARLTDIFIHSISIPLSFILLVYLQIVLGELCPKSLALIHAESLARFLAPSIRVIGIIFKPFIDIINQSTRFLLTIIGIKYNGQGWYQQVTPEELQLIIRTERESSGLEAEERELLSNVFEFGDVEAIEIMTPRVDIDAVNLNATYEDLFQEVALSNHSRYPVIGESLDDIRGFIHTRDCLAFLAQTTVEGADSSLSNKLNQSIEDLIKPIKFISESTLLSEILTIMERSRLKMVIIVDEYGGTSGLVSMQDLINEILGYEESNQEDQEFSVKVIDEQNFLVSAQMNLEELNDLLDFDLPLTEEYNTLAGFLIYQWQKIPAQNEVFGFDNLVFTIADIDGPRLNKIKITVVNN
- a CDS encoding Calvin cycle protein CP12, producing MSNIQEKIQEELKQAREVCSTEGATSGECAAAWDAVEELQAEASHQKQEEPKKNSLQQYCEDNPEAAECRIYDD